The Guyparkeria halophila DNA window GCATGACCGATGAACACCTCGATGCCCAGCTCACGCAGGTGACCCACCGCCGGCGATTCGTTCATGTCCGAGCCGGAGACCACGAAGCCCAGCGTGTGCAGCACCTCGGCGATACCGCTCATGCCCGCCCCGCCGATACCGACGAAGTGCAGGTGGCGCACCTTGCGCATGCGCACCTGGGCGACCGGGGCGAAATCGGCTGTCACTGCATCCATTACCGGCCCTCCCCGGATGGGTTGTTGTTGGGTTGCGCGGCGATCACGTCCTCGCAGATCGCCGTGATGCGCGCGGTACTATCCGGCACGGCGGCTTCGCGGGCCCGCGTCGCCATGTCGAGCAGAGCGGCCCGGTCGGCCAGCAACGGCCCGAGCAGACGGGCCAGGGTGTCGACGTCGGCCTCGCGCTGGTTGAGCAGTCGCGCGGCGCCCTGCGCCACCAGCCAGGCGGCATTGAATCGCTGGTGATCGTCGACGGCGTGCGGGAACGGCACGAACAGCGCCCCGATACCCGCCGCGGCGATCTCGGCGACGGTCATGGCGCCCGCCCGGGCAATGACGAAGTCCGCCCAGCCGAAGGCCTCGGCCATGTCGTCGATGTATCCCGATACCTCGTGGCGGCTGCCCGCACCCCAATCGGCGACGTCGTAATGGGCAACGGCGGTCTCCAGGTGGCGTGGCCCCGCCTGGTGACGCACGATCAGGTCAGTGCGCTGACTGATGCGCGCCAGGGCCTGAGGCACGGCCTCGTTGAGTGCCTGGGCCCCCAGGCTGCCGCCCAGCACCAGCACGCGCACCGGCCCGTCGCGCCCCTCGAAACGCGTGGTCGGTGCCGGTAGCTCGGCAATGGCCGAACGCACCGGATTACCCACCACCTGCTCGGCCGGCAGCGTGCGACCGAAGGCCTTCGGGTAGGCGGCCAGCGTGACGCGGGCCAATCGGGACAGCACGCGGTTGGTCAGACCGGCGATGGCGTTCTGTTCGTGAATCACCAGCGGACGGCGGGTCAGCCACGCGGCCAGGCCACCCGGGCCGGCGGCAAAGCCACCCATGCCTATGACCAATGCGGGCCGATGGCGGCGCAACAACCGACCGGCCTGCCAGACGGCATGCAGCAGGCGGAAGGGGGCCGCCAGGCGCGTGCTGAAGCCCTTGCCGCGCAGGCCGCCGATGGCGAGATAGTCGATCGGATAGCCGGCCTCCGGCACCAGGCGGGATTCGATGCCCCGCTCGGTCCCCATCCAGCGAATGGCGTAGCCGCGCTCGGCCAGCGCCCCGGCCACGGCCAGTGCCGGCACCACGTGCCCGCCGGTGCCGCCGGCCATGACATAGATCACCGCGCGGCTCATCGGGTCACCTCCCGCACATCCTCGATGCCGGCATCGGCCAGGGCTCGACTGGCCTCGTGATGGACGCGCAGGATCAATCCCATCGCGAGCAGCGTCGCGACCATCGCCGAGCCGCCGTAGCTGATCAACGGCAACGTCAGACCCTTGGTGGGCAGGAGCCCCATGTTCACGCCCATGTTGATCAGCGCCTGCATGCCGATCCACGTGCTGATACCCCAGGCGAGCGCCGCGCCGGTGTAATGATTCACCGCCCAGGCCATGCGGGCGATCACGAACCCGCGCCAGACCAGCACCCCGTAGAGTCCCAACAGGGCGATGACACCGAACAGGCCGAACTCCTCGGCGTAGACGGCGAAGATGAAATCGGTATGGGCCTCCGGCAGGTAGGCCAGTTTCTGCACGCCCTCGCCCAGGCCGCGGCCGAACAGGCCGCCGGTGCCGATGGCGATTAGGGCATTGACCAGCTGGTAGCCGTCGCCGAACGGATCCGCAAACGGATTGGAGAACGACAGCAGGCGATCGACCCGATACTGCGCCGAGAACACGCCGACGACCGCCAGTGCCCCGCCGGCGACCATCAGCATCAGCATGGTTTGCAGCTGGGCACGCATCAGCCAGGCCATGGCAAAGAGCGTCGCGCCCAGCACCAGGGTGTTGCCGTAGTCGGGTTGGAGCAGCAGGAGGGTCGAGGCGAGCATGATTACGCCCACGGGGGCGGCCATGCCGCGGATGCGCGTCTGCACCTTCTCCAGATGCACGCCGAGATAGGCGGCCATCCAGACGATCATGCCCAGCCGGGCAAACTCGCTTACCTGCACCCGCACGAAGCCCAGATCGATCCAGCGCGTCGCCCCGTTGACGGTGTGCGCCACACCCGGGATGAACAGCACGGCCAACGACAGGATCGAGGCGAGCAGGATCACGTTCCGCAAGGCCACGAAGTGACGCAACGGCATCATCAGCAGCACCGCCATCGCGATCAGACCGACGACCACGGCGCCCGACTGGCGAATCAACAGGCCGCGACCGGCGGCCGAGGAATCGCCCATGCCGAGCGTTGCCGAGGCGACCATCACCAGGCCGATCGACAACAGCGCCAGCAGGGCGATGAGGAACGACCGGTCCAGGGAAATGCCACTGGTGGCATCTTTCGCCCCGTCGACCACATTGCGATCGGCGAGCCATTGCAGGCCCTGGCCGCCCAGGCGCCCGAGCGATTGCCACCCCCGGCGGTTGAGTTGCCACAGGCTCATGAGGCCACCTCCGCGGACACCGGCGCCGGCACATCACGCGCATCGCAGATCGACTCAGCCGCCCGGGCGAAATGCTCGCCGCGATCGGCGTAGCCGCGGAACTGGTCGAAACTCGCACAGGCAGGCGACAGCAACACCACCACCTGCCGACCGGCCGCTACCCGGGCAGAGGCCTGCTCGGCGGCCCACGCCACGGCGGCCTCGAGCGATTCACAACGGGCGCGGGGCAATGAGTCGCCGGCCACCGCGGCCAGTACCGCCTCGATCTCATCGGCATCGGCGCCGATCAGCGCCACGCCCTGAGCGTGGGCCTTGAGGGCCGCGGCCAGCTCGTCGAAGGATTGGCCCTTGGCCTGCCCACCCACGATCACGACCTGCCCGGCCGCCCCGCCGGCAGCCAACCCGTCGATCGCGGCCACGGCGGCACCGACATTGGTGGCCTTGGAATCGTTGATGAATCGCACCTCGCCGCCATTGACCGGCCAGCGGCAGACCACCTGCATGCGATGCGGCAGGCCGGTGAAGGCGGCCATCGCGGCCCTCAGGGCCATCCCGTCGAGCGCCGCTCGACCGGCTACCGCCTCGACCAGCGCCAGGGCGGCCAGGGCGTTCATGCGGTTGTGGGCCCCCGGCAAGGCCAGGTCCTCGCCGGCGAACAGCACCTGGTCGTCGCGACAGAGGGATTCGCCATCGGCATCCAGGTAGTAGCGATGCTCGGCGGCAGGCGAATCGTCGTCCGCCCCGGCGGAAAAGGTCACGATCCGAGCGCGGCTGTGGGCGGCCATCGCCGCGACGCGCGTATCGTCGGCATTGATCACGACCGCCTGGGCATGGACGAGGATCTTCTGCTTGAGCGCCGCGTAGGCCTCGATCGAGCCGTGCCGGTCGAGGTGATCGGCACTGATATTGAGTACGGTTGCGGCCCGTGCGCGGATGGCCTCGGGATCGCAGGCCTCCAGCTGGAAGCTCGACACCTCGAGCACCAGCACGTCGCTCGGTTCGGCCAGGAGATCCAGCGCCGGGGTGCCGTAGTTGCCACCGATGGCCACCCGATACCCCGCGGCGGTGAGCAGTTCGGCGGTCAGTGCCGTGACCGTGCTCTTGCCGTTCGAGCCGGTGATCAGCACATAGGGCACCGGCGCGTGACGCAGGGCGACGGCGATGTCGCTCTCCACCGGGATGCCGCGACGGCGCGCCTCGCCTACCAGCCCCGCCAGCGGTTCGACTGCGGGGTTTAACCCCGGGCTCAGCACGATGCCGTCGAGCGCGCGGAGTTCGGCCGAGTCGAGCATGGCCGCATCGAGCTCGCCGTCGAAGAGCGTGCCGGCACCGAACGCCTCGAGCCAGGCGGCACGCGGGGCGTTCGCCCCGCGCGTGTCGGCGGCGACAAACGACTCGCCGCGACGGGCGAAGAAGCGCCCCGCGGAGAATCCAGTCTGTCCCATGCCGACGATCAGTTTCATCAGCGCACCTTCATCGTTGCCAGACCGATCAACACCAGGATCACGGTGATGATCCAGAAGCGCACGATCACTTTCGGCTCCGGCCAGCCCTTGAGCTCGAAGTGGTGATGGATCGGCGCCATGCGGAAAATGCGTTTGCCGGTCAGCTTGAACGAGGCGACCTGAAGCATCACCGAGACGGTTTCGAGCACGAAGATGCCGCCCATGATGAACAGCACGATCTCCTGGCGAACCATGACGGCGACGATGCCCAGTGCCGCGCCCAGCGCCAGCGCACCGACGTCGCCCATGAACACCTGCGCGGGATAGCTGTTGAACCAGAGAAAGCCGAGACCGGCGCCAACGATCGCGGCACAGAAGACCACCAGTTCGCCCACCCCGGCGATGAACGGCAGCCCCAGGTAATTGGCGAACTCGTAGTGGCCGGTGACGTAGGCGAACGCGCCCAACCCGCCGGCGACCAGCACGGTGGGCATGATCGCCAGCCCGTCGAGCCCGTCGGTGAGGTTGACGGCATTCGAGCTACCCACCACCACGAAATAGGTCAGGATCACGAAGCCCAAACCCAGCGGGATCAGCGCGTCCCTGACCAGCGGGATCAGCAGGCTGGTCTCCGCCGGCGTCTCGGCAATGGAGAACAGGAAGACGGCGGCAACCAGCGCGATCACCGACTGCCCCAGGTACTTCCAGCGCGCGGCCAGGCCGTCGCTGTTGCGGCGCGAGAGCTTGAGGTAGTCGTCCCAGCCACCGATCAGGCCAAAGCCCATGGTGGTGAGCAGCGCGACCCAGACATAGACATTGCCCAGATTGCCCCAGAGCAGCATCGAGACCGCAATCGAAATCAGGATCAGCGCCCCGCCCATGGTCGGCGTACCCGCCTTGGCCAGATGGGTCTGCGGACCGAGCTCGCGGATCGGCTGACCCGCCTTGACGCTCTGCAGCCAGCGAATGACGAACGGGCCGACCGCCAGCGAGATCAACAACGCCGTGGCGACCCCCAGCATGGCGCGGAAGGTCAGGTATTCGAATACGCCAAAGAAGCTGGCGTACTGGGTCAGCCATTCAGTCAGCCAGAGCAGCATCTCGCCCTCTCCCTGTGGATTTGTTGCCGGTCCCCGGCGCGATGCCGATCTCCCGTTCGAAGGCCTCGCGGACCCGTTCGATGTGCATGAAGCGTGAGCCCTTGAGCAGCACGGTCACGGCCGTCGAGCCGTGGTCGGCCAGGCGCTGGCGCAATACCCGGATGGCCGCCTCGCTGTCGTCCACCACCTCGATCGCGCCCTGGGCTCCGCCGGCCGCCTCGAATCCCGCGGCCAGCGCCGCGGCCCCCGGACCGACTGCCACCAGGCCCTCAAGTTCCTGCCCCGCGGCGAATTCGCCCAGTTGCCGGTGCAGTGAGTCGGACTCGACACCCAGCTCGCCCATGCTGCCGAGCACGGCAAACCGCGCGCCCGGCTGGCCGGCGAGGTAGCCGAGCGCCGCACGCATCGATTCGGGATTGGCGTTGTAGCTGTCATCGATCAATTGCCAACCGTTGGCGAGCACCACCTGGCCCATCCGCCCGGCCGGCGGGCGGAAGGCGGACAGCCCGGTCCTGATCGCCTCGACCGAGGCACCCGCCAGGCGGGCCAGGCCGATCGCGGCCAGCAGATTGGCGGCGTTGTGCGCGCCGGGCATGGGCACGGCAAGGTGATCGAACAGCGGCTGGCCACGCTCGGTCACCGACAGCTCGTGGGCCGTGGCGTGGTATTCGCCCGACCAGGTCGCCCATTCGCGGTGGCAGGGGTCGAGCGTGAAGGTCTCGGCCTGCGGCGCGTCCATCAGCCAGCCATCCGCGCCGTTCGAATCGAGATTCACCAGGGCGCGTGCCGCCGCGGGGCGATGGCGATAGATCTCGCCCTTGGCCTCAATGATCCGTTCGACCGAGCCGAATTCGCCCACGTGGGCCCGCCCGGCCATGGTGACCACGACGATGTCCGGGGCGGCCAGTTCGGTCAGCCGGGCGATCTCGCCGACATGGTTGGCGCCCATTTCCACCACCGCGAAACGCGTCTCAGGTGCCCAGTCGAGCAGGGTCAGCGGAACGCCGATGTCGTTGTTCAGGTTGCCGCGGGTGGCCGCCGTGGCGCCGATCTGACCCAGCATGGCGGCCAGCAGTTCCTTGACCGTGGTCTTGCCGCTGCTGCCGGTGATCCCGATCACGGTCGGATCGACCGCCTCGCGCCAGCCGCGGGCCAATCGACCCAGCGCGGCCAGCGTGTCGTCGACGACCACCTGCGGCAGCGCGCAATCCGGCAGTTCGCGCTCGACCAGCGCGGCAACTGCACCCTGTCGGGCCGCCTGATCGATGAAGTCATGGGCATCGAAGTTCGGGCCTTTCAGCGCAACGAACAGGCGACCGCCCAGTTCGGCGCGCGTATCGGTGCCCACGCCGGCGATTGGCAGCGCGCCGTCGGCATCCTTCGCCAGGCGTCCCTCCGCCCAGCGGGCGATCTGATCGAGCGTGGCCCGGATCATGGCGCCACCTCCCGTGCCTGCTCGCGGACCACCAGACGGTCGTCGAACGGGCGCCGCTGGTCGCCGATTTCCTGGCCGGTTTCATGGCCCTTGCCGGCCACCAACAGGCAATCGCCCGGCCGCCCGTCGGCGAGCTGGCGAATGCCGGTGGCAATCGCCGCGTGCCGGTCGACGAGGCGCTCGACATCGGCGGGGTTCTTCATGCCGGCCACGATCGCCTCGATGATCGCCTCGGGCGATTCACTGCGCGGGTTGTCACTGGTGACGATCACCCAGTCGGCCAGCCGCTCGGCAACCGCCCCCATCAGCGGGCGTTTGCCCGTGTCGCGGTCGCCGCCACAACCGAAGATCACGCCCAATCGGGCACCATCGGGCAGCGCCTCTCGCAGGCTTGCCAGCACGTTTTCCAGGGCATCGGCGGTATGGGCGTAGTCGACCACGACGGTCATGCCGCGACCGACGGCAAAGGTTTCCATCCGCCCCGGCGGGGTCTTGAGCCGGCCCACTTGGCGCGAAAGGGCATCCAGCGTCTCGCCCACTACCAGGCGGGCAGACAGCGCGGCGAGCAGGTTCTCGGCATTGAAACGACCGGCCAGCGCGGCCTCGAGCTCGGCCCGCTCGCCAAAGCCACTGACCGCCAACCGCATGCGTCCCGACTCCGGGGCCTCGAGCACGCCGGTCAGGCAGGGACGGCAGGCGGTCGGCCCGGCCGACGGGGCCAGCGAATAGCACAACTGGCGTGGCGCGTCCGCTCGGGCGGCGAGTGTCTCGAGCATCCGCTCCGTCGCCGGCTGGTCGGCATTGAGCACCGCCTGGCGCAGACTCGGCAGGGCGAACAGGCGGGCCTTGGCCGCGAGATAGGCCTCGATGTCGCCGTGGTAGTCGAAGTGATCCCGACCCAGGTTGGTAAATACCCCGGTGCGGATGGGAAGGCCGTCCACCCGGCCCTGGGTCAGGGCATGGGAGGAGACCTCCATGACGATCTCGCGCGCGCCCTCACGAACCAGCTCACCGATCAGACGCCAGTTCTCGATCAGCCCCGGCGTGGTGTTGCTCGTCGCCTGGTACTCCGCCCGCGGTGACCACAACCCCCAGCCCAGCGTGCCGATCACCCCGACGGGCTCGCCGTCGATGCCGATCAACCCGGCAATCAGATGACAGACGGTGGTCTTGCCGTTGGTCCCGGTGACGGCCGTAATCGCCACGGCTTCGTGGTTCCAGCCATTGGCCTGGATGATCAGCTCGGCGATCGCGTCCTCCGGGCGGTCGAGAAGCATCACGCCCTCGGCGGGTGTAAGCCCGGCACCAATGACACCGGCCGCGCCACGGGCCAACGCATCCGCGACAAACCGGTCGGCATCGTGCGATTGGGTTTCACGGGCGTAGAACAGCGTGCCGGCGTCGAGATCGCGGCTGTCGTCACTGATCGCGCGCACGCGACGATCCGGGGCACCGGCATGCCGCAGCCGGGCGATCTCTCGCAGGCCGATCTCGGGGAATGCCACGCGCGCCATGTCAGCCAGCCTCCCGAGTTCGGGTGGAATCGGCCACCACGGACGGCAGATCGCCGGCAATCTGCCCGGCTGGCAGTTCCGGCAGGTTGTCCGGGCGGATATTGAGCATGCGCAGCGCGCCGCTCATCACCCGCTGGAAGACGGGCGCGGCGACATCGCCGGCGTAGACCCTGCCGGCACTCGGCCGATGCAAGACGACCACCAGCGCGAGCCGCGGATCGCTGGCCGGGGCCACGCCGGCAAAGACGGTGTTGTAATCGGTACGGGAGTAGCCGCCCTCGCCCAGGCGTCGCACCGTGCCGGTCTTGCCGGCGATCTGGAAGCCGGTCACGGCGGCCTCGGGTGCCGTGCCGGTGGGCGAGACCACGGAACGCAACATGCCGACCACGCGGTCGGCCACATCGGGATCGAACACCGGCCGGCTTTCGGGTGGACCGTCCCGACGCAACAGGCTGGGCACCACGAACTGGCCGTCATTGGCCAGGGCGACATAGGCCGAGGCGAGTTGCAACGGCGTGACCGCCAGTCCGTAGCCGTAGCTGTGCGCGGCCGTGTCGGCCACCCGCCAATCGCGCCACAGGCTGAGCGAGCCGGAGGCCTCGCCCGGGAACCCCACTCCGGTGACCTGCCCGAAGCCCAGCCCCCGATAACTGCTCCAGATGGCCTGGGCGCCGATATCCTCGGCCAGCATGCTCGCGCCAACGTTGCTCGACTTCTCCAGCAGGCCGGTCATGTCCAGCGTGCCGTAATTACGATGATCGTGGATGGTAAAGCCGCCAACCCGGCGGTAGCCGGGGGCCGTATCGACGGTGTCGGCCGGCTGCCAGCGGCCGCTGGCCAGCGCGGCGGCCACGGTAAAGGGCTTGACCGTCGACCCCGGCTCGAACTGGTCGACAATCGCGTGATTACGGGTAAGCGACGGGTCGATGCTGGCCCGGTTGTTGGGGTTGAACGACGGCGCGCTGGCCATGGCCAGCACCTCGCCGGTGGCCACGTTCATCAGGGTGGCCGAGCCGGCCAGTGCCTCGTGCTCCTCGACCGCACGCGACAGCTCCCGATAGGCGAGGTACTGCAGCCGCCGATCGATGGAAAGCGCCAGGTCCTGCCCCGGCCGCGCGGCCTGAACCACGCCCAGGTCGACGATCTCGCGGCCATCGCCGTCCTTGAGGATGCGGCGCTTGCCCGGGGTGCCGGCGAGCAGCTGATCGAAACTCAGTTCGATGCCGGCCAACCCCTCGTCGTCGATGTTGGCAAAGCCCAGCAGCGGGGCGGTGACATCCGCGGTCGGGTAGAAACGCTTGTATTCACGCTTGAGCCCCACACCCGGCAGCTTGGCGGCACGCACCGTCTCGGCCAGGCTCGGGCGCACCTGGCGAGCGACGTACAGGAAACGACGCGAGCCGTATTCGCGCACCCGCCGCTGCAATTCGGCGGCCGGCTGGTCGAGCATGTCCGCCAGCCTGGTGACGGCCTCGGGGTGGGTGCCGATCACCTTGGGGTCGATCCAGATCGCGTGCATGGCCACGCTGATGGCAAGCGGCTCGCCATGGCGATCGGTGATCATGCCGCGATGGGCCGCGATGGTCTGGACGCGCTGCTGACGGTCGCCGCCCTGCTCGGCATAGAAATCCCGTTCAGTGACCTGCAACTGCACCGCCCGGCCGAGCAGCATCGTGGCCGCGAACGCGAACACCATCAACACGACGCCAGCGCGCCAACGCACGCCCAGCCAGGTGGCCCAACGGGTGATGAATGCCCAGGCCGCGTTCATCGGAACACCACCGTGATCTGGTCCTCGGCCGGCGGGCGCATGCCGAGCTCCTCGGTCGCGATCCGTTCGATCCGCCCCTGGGCGGTCAACGTGCCTTCTTCGAGCTGCAGCTCCGCATAGGTGCCATCAAGACGTTCGATGCCGTCACGCGCCACGGCGATCTGCTGGGTCAGTCGACGATCCTCGGCCACCAGCACCACCACCGCGAGCGCGCTCGCGACGACCAGCACCAGCAAGAAGAGATTGAGCGCCCTCATGACGCACGCTCCGCGACCCGCATGATCGCGCTGCGTGCACGCGGGTTCTGGGCGGTTTCCTCGCGGCCGGCACGAATGGCCTTGCCGACCTTCTTGAGCGCCACTTCGCCGACCGGGTTGCCGAAGAAATCCTTGCCGGCCGTGCTGTGATCGCGGATGAAACGCTTGACGATCCGATCCTCGAGCGAATGGAAGCTGATCACCACCAGCCGACCACCCGGCGCGAGGTGCTCGAGCGCCTGCTCGAGGGCCTGGGTGATCTCGTCGAGTTCCTTGTTGATATAGAGCCGGATCGCCTGAAAGGTGCGGGTGGCCGGATGCTTGTTGGGGTCGCGCCTGGGGATGGCGGCGACGACGCAATCGACCAGGTCGGTGGTACGGGTCAGCGGGGCCTGCTCGCGCCGAGCGACGATACCGGCGGCGATCCGGCGGGCGAAGCGTTCCTCGCCCAGACGAAACAGCACGTCGCGGATCTCCTCTTCCTCGGCGACCGCCAGCCAGTCGGCCGCCGACGGCCCGTGGCTCTGATCCATCCGCATGTCCAGCGGACCGTCGAAGCGGAACGAAAAGCCGCGCTCGGCCTGGTCGAGCTGCGGGGAGGACACGCCCAGATCGAACATCACGCCGTCCACCGGCTGGTCGACGCCGTGCTCGGCAAGGGCCTCACCCCAACCGGAAAAGGAGGCCTTGATAAAGGAGAAGCGCGCATCCTCGTCGGCGAGCCGGGCCGCACTGTCCGCCGCCTCGGCATCGCGATCGAAACCGACCAGTCGCCCTTTTGCCGCCAGCTTCGCCAGAATGGCGCGGCTATGGCCACCGCGACCGAAGGTGCCATCCACGTAGGTGCCGGCCGGGTCGGTGACCAGGTTATCGACCGCCTCGTCGCGCAGCACCGTGTCGTGGCTGGCATCGACCGTCATAGCGACAGGGTCTCCAGGGCCGTGGGCAATTGGTCGTCCTCGTCGGACTGATCGAGGAACTCCTCGGTCATCTGGCTCCAGAGCGGCTGTGACCAGAGCTCGAGCTTTTTGCCCTGCCCGACCAGCACGGCCGGCTTTTCCAGCTTCGCGTGGGCGCGCAGCGCGGGGGGAATGACGATGCGACCGGCCGAGTCGAACTCGACCTGGGTGGCGTGACCGATCAGCATCCGCTTGATGCGGTTGGCGGTCTTGTTGAACGACGGCAGGGCATCGATCTGCTTCTCGATTTCCAGCCAGGTCGCCAGCGGGTAGATAAGGAGACAGTGTTCCTGCGTGTCGATAGTGAGGATCAGCTGGTTCTCATCCTGGGCAAACGCCTCCCGATGACGCGTGGGCATGGCCAGGCGACCTTTGGCGTCGAGATTCAGGTTGGTGATGCCTCGGAACACTTTTTCCCACTTTTTCCCACTTTTCTACACCTGCGCGCACTATAGCCCCAGCCAACAGGGCTATCAAGCAAATGGCGGCATTTTTCTTTTGACCACAAGGAGTTAGCCAACAAAGAGAGGGAAGTCGAGACGCTGTTTCCAGATAAAAACAGGGGGTTACCGCGCATAGATAACAAAGCGCACGAGGATGCGAGCAGCCGCATCCCGGCGCACCGGAGTGCCGGTGGGGGAAAGTGGGAGAAAATCGGGGGCGGATGGCGCGGGGTGGAGTCGCGCTTGTCCGCGGTAACGGCAAGGCGGCGATCCGCCGCGTCCGCCGACGGGAACGGGACCGTTCCGCCGGAAACACAAAATGGGGTGGAGTCAGCCGGTAAGCCGGGTTCTGTCGTGGATTGCCATTCATCTGGGCGCGACGTCACCGTCGCGCTCGAGCAGCCTACCCGGGAACAGCGCGGGCCACGCCATTGTTCCCCTATTTGGCCTTGCTCCCGGTGGGGTTTACCGTGCCACGACGTGTTACCACGCGTGCGGTGCGCTCTTACCGCACCCTTTCACCCTTACCTGTGCCGCATTGCTGCGGCCATCGGCGGTCTACTCTCTGCTGCACTTTCCGTCGACTCGCGCCGCCCAGGCGTTACCTGGCACCGTGCCCTATGGAGCCCGGACTTTCCTCGACGTTCACTAAGGAACGCCGCGACAATCTGGCCAACTCCGGCGGCGGAGTATAAAGGAAGGTCTGCACGAATAGCCAACCCCTCTGGCTTACCGGCTTGTTCGCCATCAAGGCGTCGATTCGAAGGCGGGCTCATTGCCCGGCGAGAATCGGCAACACCGAGGGCGGGCAAGCCGGCAAGCCCCGCAGGGCGACCCGGAACGGCGTGCCAGTGGCACGCCGCAGCCCGGGAAGCGCCGAGCAACAGCGAGGCCGGAACGGGCCGCCAGGCGCCCATCTGCGGTGTTGCAGCGCTTGCCAATGACTATGGCCATTGGGCAGCGCACTGCGCCTTGCACCTGGACGCCTGGCGACCCGCAGAGAGGTTGGCTATTCGCGCAGACCTTCCTGAAGAAACCGCAGCCGGTGTCGAGGCGAGCGTGATTCGACTCCCGTCATCCATGGGGGAGTCGGGTAGACTTCGAACGCCGAATTCGATCCGATCCCCCCCTTTGCTCGAGCCCAGCCATGCCCGAATCGCTCCCCGCCGCCCTCGATACCCTGCGCCGCCAAATGACCGAACCGGCCACCAGTCCGGTGGACTGCGCTCAGGCCGCCGACGTCATCGACTGGTACTACGAGCAGGCCTGGCAGACCGACCGTATCGTTCGTGACGAACTGCCGTGGCTGCTGGACTGGATGCGTCATTGCCGTGACCCGCGACGATTCGAGATCGGTGACGGTCTCGCCGTGACCCTGATCGGCGAGGGACGACTGCAGGAAGCCAGCGACCTGGCCGGAGGATTGCTGACCGAGGCCTGGGACGCCGGCTTGATGCATACCCTGGCCCTGGCCCTGGCCGCACGGGGCGAGGTGGCCGAGGCGATCACACGACTTCGCGATCTGGTCGGCCACCCGGAATTCGCCGCGCTGCCGCCGGAACTCGCCACCCAGGCGCACCTGGACCTGGCCACCCTGCTCCGTCGTCAGGGCAGCCTGTTCAAGGCCATCCCACCATTGACACAGGCCGTGGAAACGGCCGCCCGCTGCGACGACCCGGCCTGGCTGGAACAGGCGGCCGACATACTGATCGAACAACTGGTCGAACAGGGCGGCGCCGAAGAGGCCGTGGAGATTCTCTCACCATGGCTCGACGAGACACGCCTGGGGCTTTGGCAGCGGGTTCTCGATCGACTCGGCAACCAACTCGACCCCGAACAGCGCGAACGCGGCCTAGCCCTGATGGTCCGCGCCGGCGACTACCGCACGGTACTCAACCGGCTCGTCGACCAGGCCGGCAATGACCCGCAACGACTGCTGGTCGCGTTCACGGCCGCGCTGTCGTTGCGGGCCCCTGCCGAAGTCACCTGCCCACTGGCCGCGCGGCTGCTGGGAAGCGATTCGGCCCGCCAGGACGAGAGTGCGCCATTGATTGCCGCCGCCTCGGTCGCCGTCGCCGAGAGCCAACAGGAGAAAAGCCAGGCGCAGGCAAAATGGCACCGTGACGGGGTGGTTCAGCTAATCAGCGTGGCAAAACACCACGGCATCCTCGAAGGGGACGTGCGCGCATGGGCCGAGAAGGAGGGGCTTTACCACGAGCATGGCGTGATCGACCG harbors:
- a CDS encoding UDP-N-acetylmuramoyl-tripeptide--D-alanyl-D-alanine ligase — protein: MIRATLDQIARWAEGRLAKDADGALPIAGVGTDTRAELGGRLFVALKGPNFDAHDFIDQAARQGAVAALVERELPDCALPQVVVDDTLAALGRLARGWREAVDPTVIGITGSSGKTTVKELLAAMLGQIGATAATRGNLNNDIGVPLTLLDWAPETRFAVVEMGANHVGEIARLTELAAPDIVVVTMAGRAHVGEFGSVERIIEAKGEIYRHRPAAARALVNLDSNGADGWLMDAPQAETFTLDPCHREWATWSGEYHATAHELSVTERGQPLFDHLAVPMPGAHNAANLLAAIGLARLAGASVEAIRTGLSAFRPPAGRMGQVVLANGWQLIDDSYNANPESMRAALGYLAGQPGARFAVLGSMGELGVESDSLHRQLGEFAAGQELEGLVAVGPGAAALAAGFEAAGGAQGAIEVVDDSEAAIRVLRQRLADHGSTAVTVLLKGSRFMHIERVREAFEREIGIAPGTGNKSTGRGRDAALAD
- a CDS encoding UDP-N-acetylmuramoyl-L-alanyl-D-glutamate--2,6-diaminopimelate ligase, with protein sequence MARVAFPEIGLREIARLRHAGAPDRRVRAISDDSRDLDAGTLFYARETQSHDADRFVADALARGAAGVIGAGLTPAEGVMLLDRPEDAIAELIIQANGWNHEAVAITAVTGTNGKTTVCHLIAGLIGIDGEPVGVIGTLGWGLWSPRAEYQATSNTTPGLIENWRLIGELVREGAREIVMEVSSHALTQGRVDGLPIRTGVFTNLGRDHFDYHGDIEAYLAAKARLFALPSLRQAVLNADQPATERMLETLAARADAPRQLCYSLAPSAGPTACRPCLTGVLEAPESGRMRLAVSGFGERAELEAALAGRFNAENLLAALSARLVVGETLDALSRQVGRLKTPPGRMETFAVGRGMTVVVDYAHTADALENVLASLREALPDGARLGVIFGCGGDRDTGKRPLMGAVAERLADWVIVTSDNPRSESPEAIIEAIVAGMKNPADVERLVDRHAAIATGIRQLADGRPGDCLLVAGKGHETGQEIGDQRRPFDDRLVVREQAREVAP
- a CDS encoding peptidoglycan D,D-transpeptidase FtsI family protein, whose translation is MNAAWAFITRWATWLGVRWRAGVVLMVFAFAATMLLGRAVQLQVTERDFYAEQGGDRQQRVQTIAAHRGMITDRHGEPLAISVAMHAIWIDPKVIGTHPEAVTRLADMLDQPAAELQRRVREYGSRRFLYVARQVRPSLAETVRAAKLPGVGLKREYKRFYPTADVTAPLLGFANIDDEGLAGIELSFDQLLAGTPGKRRILKDGDGREIVDLGVVQAARPGQDLALSIDRRLQYLAYRELSRAVEEHEALAGSATLMNVATGEVLAMASAPSFNPNNRASIDPSLTRNHAIVDQFEPGSTVKPFTVAAALASGRWQPADTVDTAPGYRRVGGFTIHDHRNYGTLDMTGLLEKSSNVGASMLAEDIGAQAIWSSYRGLGFGQVTGVGFPGEASGSLSLWRDWRVADTAAHSYGYGLAVTPLQLASAYVALANDGQFVVPSLLRRDGPPESRPVFDPDVADRVVGMLRSVVSPTGTAPEAAVTGFQIAGKTGTVRRLGEGGYSRTDYNTVFAGVAPASDPRLALVVVLHRPSAGRVYAGDVAAPVFQRVMSGALRMLNIRPDNLPELPAGQIAGDLPSVVADSTRTREAG
- the ftsL gene encoding cell division protein FtsL, which encodes MRALNLFLLVLVVASALAVVVLVAEDRRLTQQIAVARDGIERLDGTYAELQLEEGTLTAQGRIERIATEELGMRPPAEDQITVVFR
- the rsmH gene encoding 16S rRNA (cytosine(1402)-N(4))-methyltransferase RsmH, which codes for MTVDASHDTVLRDEAVDNLVTDPAGTYVDGTFGRGGHSRAILAKLAAKGRLVGFDRDAEAADSAARLADEDARFSFIKASFSGWGEALAEHGVDQPVDGVMFDLGVSSPQLDQAERGFSFRFDGPLDMRMDQSHGPSAADWLAVAEEEEIRDVLFRLGEERFARRIAAGIVARREQAPLTRTTDLVDCVVAAIPRRDPNKHPATRTFQAIRLYINKELDEITQALEQALEHLAPGGRLVVISFHSLEDRIVKRFIRDHSTAGKDFFGNPVGEVALKKVGKAIRAGREETAQNPRARSAIMRVAERAS